Proteins encoded in a region of the Epinephelus lanceolatus isolate andai-2023 chromosome 20, ASM4190304v1, whole genome shotgun sequence genome:
- the arhgap12b gene encoding rho GTPase-activating protein 12b isoform X12: protein MFSYLRTPHYITTSPTGQGRSDSPVYTNLQELKISQSSLPPVPSSSPLHILGDWETHKDLSGRHFYYNRATGERTWKPPRTRDASGSTSSFRADSQGTLESEPLSSEENCHSTHSSQSDSQYGSPPRGWSEELDEHGHTLYVSEYTQEKWIKHVDEQGRPYYYSADGSRSEWELPKYNISPQSGEVPKSRSLERKQQDPIVLTKWRHSTYVLDLNDKFSFKLWRFTSDSHKRRFRLSLYRDKECAPAPKQSSPDSDSCPSSPKHPSTPSEKCGVLNVTKITENGKKVRKNWNSSWTVLQGSSLLFAKGQGGSTSWSYYRSGSIPELLLTLLSNWKRSVKPRPAVSYVNCRPVQAAAKFGSNQSKPEFTVDLRGGSVDWASKDKSSKKHVIELKTRQGTELLIQSEIDSVINDWYRALTETINNHAWESDEAIEEDMPESPGAEKQDKEKDHRDSKKNRAMKTSVSMDSSDQKKTRLKLKKFLTRRPTYQAVRDKGYIKDQVFGCSLTSLCQRENTSVPNFVTMCIEHVENTGLNIDGLYRVSGNLAVIQKLRFAVNHDEKVDLNDSKWEDIHVTTGALKMFFRELPEPLFTYGSFDDFVEAIKCSDYKQRVNSIKDLIKKLPKPNHDTMQVLFKHLRRVIDHGEANRMTTQSVAIVFGPTLLRPETETGNIAVHMVYQNQIVELILLEYESVFGR, encoded by the exons ACAACGTCACCTACAGGTCAGGGTCGATCCGACTCGCCGGTCTACACCAACCTCCAGGAGCTGAAGATCTCTCAGTCCAGCCTGCCACCCGTCCCCTCCAGCTCCCCCCTCCACATCCTGGGCGACTGGGAGACCCACAAAGACCTGAGCGGGAGGCATTTCTACTATAACCGTGCCACTGGAGAGCGGACCTGGAAGCCACCGCGCACCAGGGACGCCAGCGGCAGCACCAGCAGTTTCCGAGCGGACAGCCAGGGCACACTGGAGAGTGAG CCACTGTCCTCAGAGGAAAACTGTCACAGCACCCACTCCAGTCAGTCTGACAGCCAGTACGGGTCGCCCCCTAGAGGCTGGTCTGAGGAGCTGGATGAACATGGACACACACTCTACGTCTCTGAATACACACAGGAGAAG TGGATAAAGCATGTGGATGAACAGGGCCGgccctactactacagcgctgATGGATCCAGATCAGAATGGGAACTGCCCAAG TACAACATCTCCCCTCAGTCCGGTGAGGTTCCCAAGAGCCGCAGTCTGGAGAGGAAGCAGCAGGATCCCATCGTCCTCACCAAGTGGAGACACAGCACCTACGTCTTAGACCTCAACGACAAG TTCTCTTTCAAACTCTGGCGGTTCACTTCCGACTCGCACAAGAGGAGATTTCGTCTCTCTCTTTACCGTGATAAA GAGTGTGCTCCGGCGCCCAAGCAGAGCTCTCCAGACTCTGACTCCTGCCCCTCATCTCCTAAGCACCCCTCGACC CCCTCAGAGAAGTGCGGAGTCCTCAATGTCACCAAGATCACAGAGAATGGAAAGAAAGTCAG GAAGAACTGGAACTCCTCGTGGACCGTGCTGCAAGGTTCCTCCCTGCTCTTTGCAAAGGGTCAGGGCGGCAGCACCAGCTGG TCTTACTACCGCAGTGGCTCCATCCCTGAGCTGCTCCTCACTCTCCTTAGCAACTGGAAGCGCTCAGTCAAGCCCCGCCCTGCTGTCTCCTATGTGAACTGTAGGCCTGTGCAGGCTGCCGCT AAGTTTGGGAGCAACCAGTCGAAGCCGGAGTTCACCGTCGATCTGCGAGGGGGTTCGGTGGATTGGGCCTCTAAGGACAAGTCGAGCAAGAAACACGTCATCGAG CTGAAGACTCGTCAAGGGACGGAGCTGCTGATCCAGTCAGAGATCGACAGCGTCATCAACGACTGGTACCGGGCCCTCACGGAGACCATCAACAACCAT GCCTGGGAGTCAGATGAGGCCATTGAGGAGGACATGCCTGAGTCTCCAGGAGCTGAGAAACAGGACAAAGAGAAAGACCACCGAGACTCCAAGAAGAACAGAG CGATGAAGACCTCTGTGAGCATGGACTCGTCAGACCAGAAGAAAACCAGGCTGAAGCTCAAGAAGTTCCTGACACGTCGACCCACCTACCAGGCAGTCCGAGACAAGGGCTACATCAAAG ATCAGGTGTTTGGCTGCAGCCTGACCAGCCTGTGCCAGCGGGAGAACACATCAGTCCCCAACTTTGTCACGATGTGTATCGAGCATGTGGAGAACACAG gTCTCAATATTGACGGCTTGTACAGAGTGAGCGGCAACCTGGCAGTGATCCAGAAGCTGCGCTTTGCTGTAAACCATG ACGAGAAGGTGGATCTGAATGACAGCAAGTGGGAGGACATCCACGTCACCACTGGAGCTCTCAAGATGTTCTTCCGGGAGCTTCCCGAGCCTCTCTTCACATACGGATCCTTCGACGACTTTGTTGAAGCCATCA AATGCTCCGACTACAAGCAGCGAGTGAATTCAATCAAAGATTTAATAAAGAAGTTGCCAAAACCCAACCACGACACAATGCAAGTCCTCTTCAAACACCTGCGGAG GGTGATTGACCACGGGGAGGCCAACCGCATGACCACCCAGAGCGTGGCCATCGTGTTCGGACCCACGCTGCTCCGGCCCGAGACCGAGACGGGCAACATCGCGGTCCACATGGTCTACCAGAACCAGATAGTGGAGCTCATACTGCTCGAGTATGAAAGCGTCTTCGGCAGGTAG
- the arhgap12b gene encoding rho GTPase-activating protein 12b isoform X11: protein MLTLNPLRTAITTTSPTGQGRSDSPVYTNLQELKISQSSLPPVPSSSPLHILGDWETHKDLSGRHFYYNRATGERTWKPPRTRDASGSTSSFRADSQGTLESEPLSSEENCHSTHSSQSDSQYGSPPRGWSEELDEHGHTLYVSEYTQEKWIKHVDEQGRPYYYSADGSRSEWELPKYNISPQSGEVPKSRSLERKQQDPIVLTKWRHSTYVLDLNDKFSFKLWRFTSDSHKRRFRLSLYRDKECAPAPKQSSPDSDSCPSSPKHPSTPSEKCGVLNVTKITENGKKVRKNWNSSWTVLQGSSLLFAKGQGGSTSWSYYRSGSIPELLLTLLSNWKRSVKPRPAVSYVNCRPVQAAAKFGSNQSKPEFTVDLRGGSVDWASKDKSSKKHVIELKTRQGTELLIQSEIDSVINDWYRALTETINNHAWESDEAIEEDMPESPGAEKQDKEKDHRDSKKNRAMKTSVSMDSSDQKKTRLKLKKFLTRRPTYQAVRDKGYIKDQVFGCSLTSLCQRENTSVPNFVTMCIEHVENTGLNIDGLYRVSGNLAVIQKLRFAVNHDEKVDLNDSKWEDIHVTTGALKMFFRELPEPLFTYGSFDDFVEAIKCSDYKQRVNSIKDLIKKLPKPNHDTMQVLFKHLRRVIDHGEANRMTTQSVAIVFGPTLLRPETETGNIAVHMVYQNQIVELILLEYESVFGR from the exons ACAACGTCACCTACAGGTCAGGGTCGATCCGACTCGCCGGTCTACACCAACCTCCAGGAGCTGAAGATCTCTCAGTCCAGCCTGCCACCCGTCCCCTCCAGCTCCCCCCTCCACATCCTGGGCGACTGGGAGACCCACAAAGACCTGAGCGGGAGGCATTTCTACTATAACCGTGCCACTGGAGAGCGGACCTGGAAGCCACCGCGCACCAGGGACGCCAGCGGCAGCACCAGCAGTTTCCGAGCGGACAGCCAGGGCACACTGGAGAGTGAG CCACTGTCCTCAGAGGAAAACTGTCACAGCACCCACTCCAGTCAGTCTGACAGCCAGTACGGGTCGCCCCCTAGAGGCTGGTCTGAGGAGCTGGATGAACATGGACACACACTCTACGTCTCTGAATACACACAGGAGAAG TGGATAAAGCATGTGGATGAACAGGGCCGgccctactactacagcgctgATGGATCCAGATCAGAATGGGAACTGCCCAAG TACAACATCTCCCCTCAGTCCGGTGAGGTTCCCAAGAGCCGCAGTCTGGAGAGGAAGCAGCAGGATCCCATCGTCCTCACCAAGTGGAGACACAGCACCTACGTCTTAGACCTCAACGACAAG TTCTCTTTCAAACTCTGGCGGTTCACTTCCGACTCGCACAAGAGGAGATTTCGTCTCTCTCTTTACCGTGATAAA GAGTGTGCTCCGGCGCCCAAGCAGAGCTCTCCAGACTCTGACTCCTGCCCCTCATCTCCTAAGCACCCCTCGACC CCCTCAGAGAAGTGCGGAGTCCTCAATGTCACCAAGATCACAGAGAATGGAAAGAAAGTCAG GAAGAACTGGAACTCCTCGTGGACCGTGCTGCAAGGTTCCTCCCTGCTCTTTGCAAAGGGTCAGGGCGGCAGCACCAGCTGG TCTTACTACCGCAGTGGCTCCATCCCTGAGCTGCTCCTCACTCTCCTTAGCAACTGGAAGCGCTCAGTCAAGCCCCGCCCTGCTGTCTCCTATGTGAACTGTAGGCCTGTGCAGGCTGCCGCT AAGTTTGGGAGCAACCAGTCGAAGCCGGAGTTCACCGTCGATCTGCGAGGGGGTTCGGTGGATTGGGCCTCTAAGGACAAGTCGAGCAAGAAACACGTCATCGAG CTGAAGACTCGTCAAGGGACGGAGCTGCTGATCCAGTCAGAGATCGACAGCGTCATCAACGACTGGTACCGGGCCCTCACGGAGACCATCAACAACCAT GCCTGGGAGTCAGATGAGGCCATTGAGGAGGACATGCCTGAGTCTCCAGGAGCTGAGAAACAGGACAAAGAGAAAGACCACCGAGACTCCAAGAAGAACAGAG CGATGAAGACCTCTGTGAGCATGGACTCGTCAGACCAGAAGAAAACCAGGCTGAAGCTCAAGAAGTTCCTGACACGTCGACCCACCTACCAGGCAGTCCGAGACAAGGGCTACATCAAAG ATCAGGTGTTTGGCTGCAGCCTGACCAGCCTGTGCCAGCGGGAGAACACATCAGTCCCCAACTTTGTCACGATGTGTATCGAGCATGTGGAGAACACAG gTCTCAATATTGACGGCTTGTACAGAGTGAGCGGCAACCTGGCAGTGATCCAGAAGCTGCGCTTTGCTGTAAACCATG ACGAGAAGGTGGATCTGAATGACAGCAAGTGGGAGGACATCCACGTCACCACTGGAGCTCTCAAGATGTTCTTCCGGGAGCTTCCCGAGCCTCTCTTCACATACGGATCCTTCGACGACTTTGTTGAAGCCATCA AATGCTCCGACTACAAGCAGCGAGTGAATTCAATCAAAGATTTAATAAAGAAGTTGCCAAAACCCAACCACGACACAATGCAAGTCCTCTTCAAACACCTGCGGAG GGTGATTGACCACGGGGAGGCCAACCGCATGACCACCCAGAGCGTGGCCATCGTGTTCGGACCCACGCTGCTCCGGCCCGAGACCGAGACGGGCAACATCGCGGTCCACATGGTCTACCAGAACCAGATAGTGGAGCTCATACTGCTCGAGTATGAAAGCGTCTTCGGCAGGTAG
- the arhgap12b gene encoding rho GTPase-activating protein 12b isoform X10 has translation MRRAFSVFRGYRRAGEDDDEVFVCSPGYKTTSPTGQGRSDSPVYTNLQELKISQSSLPPVPSSSPLHILGDWETHKDLSGRHFYYNRATGERTWKPPRTRDASGSTSSFRADSQGTLESEPLSSEENCHSTHSSQSDSQYGSPPRGWSEELDEHGHTLYVSEYTQEKWIKHVDEQGRPYYYSADGSRSEWELPKYNISPQSGEVPKSRSLERKQQDPIVLTKWRHSTYVLDLNDKFSFKLWRFTSDSHKRRFRLSLYRDKECAPAPKQSSPDSDSCPSSPKHPSTPSEKCGVLNVTKITENGKKVRKNWNSSWTVLQGSSLLFAKGQGGSTSWSYYRSGSIPELLLTLLSNWKRSVKPRPAVSYVNCRPVQAAAKFGSNQSKPEFTVDLRGGSVDWASKDKSSKKHVIELKTRQGTELLIQSEIDSVINDWYRALTETINNHAWESDEAIEEDMPESPGAEKQDKEKDHRDSKKNRAMKTSVSMDSSDQKKTRLKLKKFLTRRPTYQAVRDKGYIKDQVFGCSLTSLCQRENTSVPNFVTMCIEHVENTGLNIDGLYRVSGNLAVIQKLRFAVNHDEKVDLNDSKWEDIHVTTGALKMFFRELPEPLFTYGSFDDFVEAIKCSDYKQRVNSIKDLIKKLPKPNHDTMQVLFKHLRRVIDHGEANRMTTQSVAIVFGPTLLRPETETGNIAVHMVYQNQIVELILLEYESVFGR, from the exons ACAACGTCACCTACAGGTCAGGGTCGATCCGACTCGCCGGTCTACACCAACCTCCAGGAGCTGAAGATCTCTCAGTCCAGCCTGCCACCCGTCCCCTCCAGCTCCCCCCTCCACATCCTGGGCGACTGGGAGACCCACAAAGACCTGAGCGGGAGGCATTTCTACTATAACCGTGCCACTGGAGAGCGGACCTGGAAGCCACCGCGCACCAGGGACGCCAGCGGCAGCACCAGCAGTTTCCGAGCGGACAGCCAGGGCACACTGGAGAGTGAG CCACTGTCCTCAGAGGAAAACTGTCACAGCACCCACTCCAGTCAGTCTGACAGCCAGTACGGGTCGCCCCCTAGAGGCTGGTCTGAGGAGCTGGATGAACATGGACACACACTCTACGTCTCTGAATACACACAGGAGAAG TGGATAAAGCATGTGGATGAACAGGGCCGgccctactactacagcgctgATGGATCCAGATCAGAATGGGAACTGCCCAAG TACAACATCTCCCCTCAGTCCGGTGAGGTTCCCAAGAGCCGCAGTCTGGAGAGGAAGCAGCAGGATCCCATCGTCCTCACCAAGTGGAGACACAGCACCTACGTCTTAGACCTCAACGACAAG TTCTCTTTCAAACTCTGGCGGTTCACTTCCGACTCGCACAAGAGGAGATTTCGTCTCTCTCTTTACCGTGATAAA GAGTGTGCTCCGGCGCCCAAGCAGAGCTCTCCAGACTCTGACTCCTGCCCCTCATCTCCTAAGCACCCCTCGACC CCCTCAGAGAAGTGCGGAGTCCTCAATGTCACCAAGATCACAGAGAATGGAAAGAAAGTCAG GAAGAACTGGAACTCCTCGTGGACCGTGCTGCAAGGTTCCTCCCTGCTCTTTGCAAAGGGTCAGGGCGGCAGCACCAGCTGG TCTTACTACCGCAGTGGCTCCATCCCTGAGCTGCTCCTCACTCTCCTTAGCAACTGGAAGCGCTCAGTCAAGCCCCGCCCTGCTGTCTCCTATGTGAACTGTAGGCCTGTGCAGGCTGCCGCT AAGTTTGGGAGCAACCAGTCGAAGCCGGAGTTCACCGTCGATCTGCGAGGGGGTTCGGTGGATTGGGCCTCTAAGGACAAGTCGAGCAAGAAACACGTCATCGAG CTGAAGACTCGTCAAGGGACGGAGCTGCTGATCCAGTCAGAGATCGACAGCGTCATCAACGACTGGTACCGGGCCCTCACGGAGACCATCAACAACCAT GCCTGGGAGTCAGATGAGGCCATTGAGGAGGACATGCCTGAGTCTCCAGGAGCTGAGAAACAGGACAAAGAGAAAGACCACCGAGACTCCAAGAAGAACAGAG CGATGAAGACCTCTGTGAGCATGGACTCGTCAGACCAGAAGAAAACCAGGCTGAAGCTCAAGAAGTTCCTGACACGTCGACCCACCTACCAGGCAGTCCGAGACAAGGGCTACATCAAAG ATCAGGTGTTTGGCTGCAGCCTGACCAGCCTGTGCCAGCGGGAGAACACATCAGTCCCCAACTTTGTCACGATGTGTATCGAGCATGTGGAGAACACAG gTCTCAATATTGACGGCTTGTACAGAGTGAGCGGCAACCTGGCAGTGATCCAGAAGCTGCGCTTTGCTGTAAACCATG ACGAGAAGGTGGATCTGAATGACAGCAAGTGGGAGGACATCCACGTCACCACTGGAGCTCTCAAGATGTTCTTCCGGGAGCTTCCCGAGCCTCTCTTCACATACGGATCCTTCGACGACTTTGTTGAAGCCATCA AATGCTCCGACTACAAGCAGCGAGTGAATTCAATCAAAGATTTAATAAAGAAGTTGCCAAAACCCAACCACGACACAATGCAAGTCCTCTTCAAACACCTGCGGAG GGTGATTGACCACGGGGAGGCCAACCGCATGACCACCCAGAGCGTGGCCATCGTGTTCGGACCCACGCTGCTCCGGCCCGAGACCGAGACGGGCAACATCGCGGTCCACATGGTCTACCAGAACCAGATAGTGGAGCTCATACTGCTCGAGTATGAAAGCGTCTTCGGCAGGTAG